A genomic segment from Thamnophis elegans isolate rThaEle1 chromosome 3, rThaEle1.pri, whole genome shotgun sequence encodes:
- the PAQR8 gene encoding membrane progestin receptor beta — MMTAILERISTLSISGQQLRQLPQLLEEGFPKMPCTVKESDVPQLFREPYIQAGYRPTGQGWRYYFFSLFQKHNEVVNVWTHLLAALAVLLRFNIFAEAENLSLEIHSLPLFIFVLSSVTYLTCSLLAHLLQSKSEISHYTFYFVDYVGVSIYQYGSALAHFYYSSDQAWYDKFWLFFLPAAAFCGWLSCAGCCYAKYRYRRPYPIMRKVCQVIPAGLAFILDISPVAHRVIMCHLEGCEELAAWYHTFQILFFLVSAYFFSCPVPEKYFPGSCDIVGHAHQIFHTFLAICTLSQLEAIFLDYKNRQDILFNRHGSLSIILSCGSFFGLVACSAITALLLQRKIKEELAMKAS; from the coding sequence ATGATGACGGCTATTCTGGAACGGATCAGCACCTTGTCCATCAGTGGACAACAGCTCCGTCAACTTCCTCAGCTCCTAGAAGAAGGTTTTCCCAAGATGCCTTGCACAGTTAAAGAATCTGATGTGCCCCAACTTTTCAGAGAACCCTATATCCAAGCTGGCTATCGCCCCACAGGTCAGGGTTGGCGCTATTATTTCTTCAGTCTTTTCCAAAAACATAACGAGGTTGTTAATGTTTGGACTCACCTTCTGGCTGCTTTGGCAGTGCTGCTGAGATTTAATATATTTGCTGAAGCAGAGAACTTGTCTCTAGAGATCCACTCCTTACCCCTCTTCATCTTCGTCCTTTCCTCTGTTACATATCTGACATGCAGCCTCTTAGCTCATCTTTTGCAGTCCAAGTCAGAGATATCACACTATACTTTCTATTTTGTGGATTATGTTGGAGTCAGCATCTACCAATATGGAAGCGCCCTGGCCCATTTCTACTACAGCTCCGACCAAGCCTGGTATGACAAATTTTGGCTTTTCTTCTTGCCAGCAGCTGCTTTCTGTGGATGGCTCTCGTGTGCTGGCTGTTGCTATGCTAAGTACCGCTACCGGCGACCCTACCCCATCATGAGGAAAGTGTGTCAGGTGATCCCAGCGGGATTGGCATTCATCTTGGACATCAGTCCTGTGGCCCACCGTGTGATTATGTGCCACCTTGAAGGCTGTGAAGAGTTGGCTGCTTGGTATCACACCTTCCAGATACTTTTCTTCCTAGTCAGTGCTTATTTCTTTTCTTGTCCAGTtcctgaaaaatatttccctggatcttGTGATATTGTTGGACATGCCCATCAAATTTTTCACACCTTCCTTGCTATTTGCACACTCTCACAATTGGAAGCCATCTTCTTGGATTACAAAAACAGGCAAGATATCTTATTCAACCGACATGGATCTCTCTCCATCATCCTGTCTTGTGGCTCCTTTTTTGGCTTAGTTGCTTGCAGTGCTATCACTGCACTGTTATTGCAGCGCAAAATCAAGGAGGAGCTGGCCATGAAGGCATCCTGA